A single genomic interval of Salmo trutta chromosome 13, fSalTru1.1, whole genome shotgun sequence harbors:
- the LOC115205721 gene encoding SPARC, with protein sequence MRVWIVFLLCLAGQAFTASITEEEPIIDDVGEEAQPEVGVNPVQVETGDFDEAIDVEEEEEVTAENPCLNHHCKKGKVCEVDEENTPMCVCQDPTTCPGAVGEFEHVCATDNTTYDSSCHFFAQKCSLEGTKKGHKLHLDYIGPCKFIEACMDAELNEFPLRMRDWLKNVLVTLYERDEENNLLTEKQKLRVRKIYENEKRLQAGEHSLDLLAHDFEKNYNMYIFPVHWQFGQLDQHPVDGFLSHTELAPLRAPLIPMEHCTTRFFEQCDADNDKYIALEEWANCFSIKEQDVDKDLVI encoded by the exons ATGAGGGTGTGGATTGTTTTCCTCCTGTGCCTAGCTGGCCAGGCATTCACCGCTTCCATT ACTGAGGAGGAGCCCATCATTGATGATGTCGGTGAGGAG GCACAGCCAGAGGTGGGGGTCAACCCAGTGCAGGTAGAGACTGGAGACTTTGACGAGGCCATCGatgtcgaggaggaggaggaggtcaccGCTGAGA ACCCCTGCTTGAACCACCACTGCAAGAAGGGAAAGGTGTGTGAGGTGGATGAGGAGAACACCCCCATGTGTGTCTGCCAGGACCCAACTACCTGCCCTGGTGCCGTTGGAGAGTTTGAGCAT GTTTGCGCCACCGACAACACAACCTACGACTCTTCCTGCCACTTCTTTGCCCAGAAGTGCAGTCTGGAGGGAACCAAGAAGGGCCACAAACTGCACCTAGACTACATCGGGCCATGCAAAT TCATCGAGGCCTGCATGGATGCTGAGCTGAATGAGTTCCCCCTGCGTATGAGGGACTGGCTGAAGAACGTTCTGGTCACCCTGTACGAGCGCGATGAGGAGAACAACCTGCTGACTGAGAAGCAGAAGCTCAGA GTGAGGAAGATCTATGAGAATGAGAAGAGACTGCAGGCTGGAGAGCACTCCCTGGACCTGCTGGCCCACGACTTTGAGAAGAACTACAACATGTACATTTTCCCCGTCCACTGGCAGTTCGGTCAGCTGGACCAGCACCCCGTCGATGG GTTCCTGTCCCACACAGAGCTGGCCCCTCTGCGCGCCCCTCTCATCCCCATGGAGCACTGCACCACTCGTTTCTTCGAGCAGTGTGACGCTGACAATGACAAGTACATCgccctggaggagtgggccaactGCTTCAGCATCAAGGAGC agGATGTCGACAAGGACCTTGTCATCTAA